The window GCACAGCAGCGCGACATCGCCAACAAGACCGCCGCGATGCGCGCGCAGACGGCGCAGGTCGAACAGACCGCGTTGCAGAACGAAGCCGAATACCGCATCCAGCAGGAGCTCGCGGTCGCCAACAAGCAGACCGAGGCCAACCAGGCCCGCGATACCCGCAAGATCGAGGCCGATCTCGCCGTGAAGCGCCGCACCACCGAAACCGACCGCGAGCTGCAGATCGTGGCGCAGGAGGCCGCGATCGCGGTCGCGACCAAGAGCAAGGAGCAGTCGGAAGCCCAGACCATCGCCGAGACCGCACGCGCACTTGCGATTGCAGCCGAGGAAAAGGTCACCACCGCCCGCGCCACCGAGGTCGCCGAGCGCGACAAGATCATCAACGTGATCGCGGCGCGCAAGGTTGCCGAGACCAACGCAATGCCGATCACCGTTATGGCGGAAGCCGAAAAACAGGCTGCGGCCAACAAGGCCGAGGCCACCAACGTGCTGGCGAAAGCCGACGCCAACGCCGCCACCACCCGCGCCGCCGGCGTCAAGGCGCTCGGCCAGGCGGAAGCCGAGGTCGCAACCTTGAAGGCGGAAGCGCGTAACAAGCTGAGCGCCGACATGATCGCCTACGATCTCAACCTCGCGCGGATCAACGTGATCCCGAGCGCGCTCGCCGAGGCGGTGAAGCCGATCGAGAAGATCTCCGACATCCGGATCTTCGACACCGGCAGCATGCTCGGCCGCGGCGGCGCCAACGGCCATGCCAACGGCAATGGCGGCCTCGGGCTCGGCGACGGCCTCGCCGCGCAATTGCTGTCGGTTTCGGCGTTCAAGCCGATGATCGACAAGATCCTCGCGGAGGCAGGCTTCCCGGCCGGCCCCGACGCGCTCACCAGCCTGACCAGCGCGCTGGCGCAGCGCAAGACGGAGGTCGCCGAAACACCGGCAGTGAGCGTCGAAAGCGCGCCAACCGCTCTGGTCGGGACCATCAGCGGCCAACTTACTCCGGCTGCCAAACCGCTGTGAAGCGGTCTGACGGCAGATGCGCTTCACCTCTCCCGCTTGCGGGGGAGGTCGGATCGCATCGAAGATGCGATCCGGGTGGGCGCGCTCTCCACGATGCGACTCGCGGATAGACCCCCACCCTAACCCTCCCCCGCAAGCGG of the Bradyrhizobium quebecense genome contains:
- a CDS encoding flotillin family protein; the protein is MWELAVPVAIGVLAILVIGLLFAKLYKRSTRDEAYVRTGLGGQKVVLDGGSLVLPIFHSTAAVNLKTLRLEVARGGPDSLITKDRMRVDIGAEFYLRVKPDSSSIALAAQTLGNRTNDAAELRELVEAKFVDGLRSVAATMNLEELQEQRATFVKAVQDAVGADIQNNGLELESVSLTRLDQSDIKHFNPSNFFDAHGLTTLTKITKEREQERNQIVRTTEVNIAQQDLVARQTTLTIESTKREAELAQQRDIANKTAAMRAQTAQVEQTALQNEAEYRIQQELAVANKQTEANQARDTRKIEADLAVKRRTTETDRELQIVAQEAAIAVATKSKEQSEAQTIAETARALAIAAEEKVTTARATEVAERDKIINVIAARKVAETNAMPITVMAEAEKQAAANKAEATNVLAKADANAATTRAAGVKALGQAEAEVATLKAEARNKLSADMIAYDLNLARINVIPSALAEAVKPIEKISDIRIFDTGSMLGRGGANGHANGNGGLGLGDGLAAQLLSVSAFKPMIDKILAEAGFPAGPDALTSLTSALAQRKTEVAETPAVSVESAPTALVGTISGQLTPAAKPL